Proteins from a genomic interval of Oncorhynchus nerka isolate Pitt River linkage group LG13, Oner_Uvic_2.0, whole genome shotgun sequence:
- the LOC115139665 gene encoding synaptotagmin-like protein 3 — protein sequence MDLSLLKALEREKVLEVLQRDRLLRSTEEDRIRRLKIELQDIRRKGAKSFARQYSERTCARCQRPLGKFWNSGAVCRGCSHRICNKCRVGVSMLDWKCTVCHAYREVKFRSGEWFVEERAKKFPPDADMHETIGEKLLKSYQRLSHIAVVPPTPPPYYDGLSVSRSGGLNNSLKKPFTKSMEDLMVSLTSHMRRFSRSQEDVRVEQDLLTVYNRQGHSAGQKSLSDTNINKSTNLTKGPSLPNLFRKSRNDDQSGSSSEADEDISLGAEYLGGKRGSSASSTGTDCDLSEISSVMGELELAIAFNDITSCLEITICGCRNLAYGDLKRKKCNPYVKVYLLPEKSQSTKLKTTVKRNTTDPIYNEVLQCQMGRPLLSRSTLQVSVWHSGTLKKVFLGEVLVSLEGWMFEESNTQGSSWYPLCPKPESPERSRVEQDTAGELLVRVKFSSMSQPSWVCHTDEVHIGPHDVGQLTVLVTGVKNLPTKANTCQNTYVKGCLTLPGSRELVQRTPVLKKKPSPEWSHQLLFSRVTPYDLQICTLELDLWNHIPFTFSDRLLGWVRMEAGSSWQLVLQMPNMWHDFSLPMQANVNSRRT from the exons ATGGATCTGAGTCTGCTCAAGGCTCTGGAACGAGAGAAGGTTCTAGAGGTTCTTCAGAGGGACAGACTTCTGCGCAGCACGGAGGAGGACAGGATCAG GAGGCTGAAGATAGAACTACAGGACATCCGGAGGAAAGGTGCAAAGAGTTTTGCCCGGCAATACAGCGAGAGGACGTGCGCCCGTTGTCAGAGGCCACTGGGCAAGTTCTGGAACTCGGGCGCTGTGTGCCGAGGCTGCAGTCACCGCATCTGCAACAAGTGCCGCGTGGGCGTGTCCATGCTGGACTGGAAGTGCACCGTCTGCCACGCCTACAG AGAGGTGAAGTTCAGGTCTGGGGAGTGGTTTGTAGAAGAGAGGGCCAAGAAATTTCCACCTGATGCAG ATATGCATGAGACTATTGGGGAGAAACTACTGAAGTCCTACCAGAGGTTGAG TCATATAGCAGTCGTGCCGCCAACACCTCCACCCTATTACGACGGTCTATCCGTTAGCAGATCAGGG GGACTGAATAACTCCTTGAAAAAACCCTTCACCAAGTCTatggaggatctgatggtttcCCTCACCAGCCACATGAGAA GGTTCTCCAGATCACAGGAGGATGTGCGAGTGGAACAGGATCTGCTTACAGTGTACAATAGACAGGGACATAGTGCTGGCCAGAAAAGCCTCTCTGACACGAACATCAACAAATCCACCAAT CTAACCAAAGGCCCCagtcttcccaacctgttcaggaAGAGCCGGAATGACGACCAAAGCGGTTCCTCATCGGAGGCTGATGAGGATATTTCCCTCGGCGCAGAGTACTTAGGGGGAAAGAGG GGCAGTAGTGCTAGTAGCACTGGTACAGACTGTGATCTCTCGGAGATCAGCAGTGTGATGGGAGAGCTAGAGCTCGCCATCGCCTTCAACGACATCACTTCCTGCCTAGAGATCACAATCTGCGGCTGCAGAAACTTGGCCTATGGAGATCTCAAAAGGAAGAAGTGTAATCC GTATGTAAAGGTGTATCTACTGCCGGAGAAGTCTCAGAGCACCAAACTGAAGACGACTGTCAAGAGGAACACAACGGATCCCATTTATAATGAAGTTTTACAG TGCCAGATGGGGCGCCCCCTGTTGTCCAGGAGTACTCTGCAGGTGTCTGTGTGGCACTCTGGGACTCTGAAGAAGGTGTTTCTGGGAGAGGTTCTCGTCTCTCTGGAGGGGTGGATGTTTGAGGAGAGCAACACCCAGGGCTCcagctggtaccccctgtgtccCAAG CCCGAGAGCCCAGaaaggagtagagtagagcaggatACAGCAGGAGAACTCCTGGTCAGAGTGAAGTTCAGCTCCATGTCCCAGCCGTCCTGGGTTTGCCACACAGATG AGGTTCACATTGGACCACATGACGTTGGCCAACTGACTGTTCTCGTCACTGGTGTCAAAAACCTACCCACTAAAGCAAACACCTGTCAGAACACCTATGTTAAAGG gTGCTTGACTCTCCCCGGGTCCAGGGAGCTGGTCCAGAGGACCCCTGTCCTGAAGAAGAAGCCCAGTCCAGAGTGGTCTCACCAGCTGCTCTTCAGCAGGGTCACACCTTACGACCTCCAGATCTGCACTCTGGAGCTGGACCTTTGGAACCATATCCCCTTCACCTTCTCAGACCGTCTCCTGGGCTGGGTTAGAATGGAAGCTG